A stretch of Scheffersomyces stipitis CBS 6054 chromosome 2, complete sequence DNA encodes these proteins:
- the SLY41.2 gene encoding member of triose phosphate translocator family translates to MASFWESMIPPISIKTIVTCLLWYVISSVTSQLTKLILVRFTYPLFLSQCQFLIGAALAFSFISTVNKFPQLSSHFPVGSVPSDPELPIFSASVFFKVLPLGLFQTVGRYFSLSATALISLATVSSIKALSPLLIVFGYRVVYHVRFPYITYLSLTPLVVGVILIITSDSLNNPKSNTSLLTNENNEIDKKQIKGLTFCLISTVIFAAQNIYGKQLITWDTEASNKNPASLVLNTEISRPGTPSLQHGFSLSNSPSPLGNSPNPSVLNIALKNFVRQRNYSVKLPYSSSDLRLDEKSIDSPASHQYAYDQTVHHNNIEVNSPFAYIINKFDLYQVAKPDKMTIILYCNLVGFLFSFGAFAVNELPSMFHDVVKRDAEEDGRCALFTILGFIFLDSLSYFLQTILAFHLLGSIPALSYSIASMMKRIVIIVVSIVVQIGSSVPDGKKKNKSYMGKISQEQGFGLALIGIGLYCYDRWGSRSLKPARS, encoded by the coding sequence ATGGCCAGTTTCTGGGAGTCCATGATCCCTCCCATATCAATCAAGACCATCGTCACCTGCCTACTATGGTACGTCATCTCGTCTGTGACGTCGCaattgaccaagttgatcttggtgAGATTCACCTACCCCTTGTTTCTCAGCCAGTGCCAGTTCCTCATCGGTGCTGCCCTTGCATTCTCCTTCATCTCCACAGTGAACAAGTTCCCCCAGCTATCGAGTCATTTCCCAGTGGGATCTGTGCCGTCGGATCCTGAACTTCCCATCTTCAGCGCCTccgtcttcttcaaggtgCTACCATTGGGGCTTTTCCAGACTGTCGGCCGCTACTTCTCACTTAGTGCCACGGCCCTCATTTCTCTAGCAACCGTATCTAGCATCAAGGCTCTCTCGCCGTTGCTTATAGTATTTGGCTACCGTGTAGTGTACCATGTTCGTTTCCCCTATATCACCTACTTGTCGCTTACACCGCTTGTAGTCGGTGTTATTCTCATCATCACATCTGATTCGTTGAACAACCCCAAGTCCAATACAAGTTTGTTAACTAACGAAAATAACGAAATTGACAAAAAGCAAATAAAAGGTTTGACTTTCTGCTTGATCAGCACTGTCATTTTTGCAGCCCAGAACATCTACGGGAAACAGTTGATCACCTGGGATACCGAGGCTTCCAACAAAAACCCAGCATCGTTGGTTCTCAACACGGAAATTTCCAGACCAGGAACACCCTCCTTGCAACATGGTTTTAGTCTAAGCAATTCTCCTTCACCATTAGGCAACTCACCAAATCCATCTGTCCTCAATATagccttgaagaacttcgTGAGACAGAGAAACTACCTGGTGAAATTGCCATACTCAAGTTCTGACTTGAGATTAGATGAAAAGTCAATCGATCTGCCAGCTAGTCACCAATACGCATATGATCAAACTGTTCACCACAACAATATCGAGGTCAACAGCCCGTTTGCCtacatcatcaacaagttcgACCTCTACCAGGTTGCTAAGCCAGATAAAATGACCATTATTCTCTACTGCAACCTTGTAGGATTCCTTTTCTCATTTGGTGCATTTGCAGTCAATGAGTTGCCAAGCATGTTTCACGATGTTGTTAAGAGAGATGCAGAGGAAGATGGGAGATGTGCCTTGTTCACTATATTAGGATTCATCTTCCTTGACTCGTTATCATATTTCCTACAGACTATATTGGCATTTCACCTCCTCGGCCTGATTCCAGCTTTATCGTACTCGATTGCTTcgatgatgaagaggatTGTCATTATAGTCGTGAGCATTGTGGTGCAAATTGGCTCTTCTGTTCCCGACggtaagaagaagaacaagtccTACATGGGAAAGATATCGCAGGAACAAGGTTTCGGATTGGCACTCATCGGGATCGGACTCTACTGCTACGACAGATGGGGATCGAGGAGCTTGAAACCGGCTCGATCATGA
- a CDS encoding predicted protein — protein GKIDDIPQIDELYHEKNVHVVNGDNKASRFHVDLYQLDKNEAGVRHSALLDGNHYFQFENLKTGEYELIVDSYDFILSNSRFRVQVDEEADIVQVFEDYLASRSFNRSSIFNVTESTPLVLSVKEPKQFYESASGSIMDMVYNSPLGFIFKNRLYTIIFFICLSIMAAPTILQYINPELA, from the coding sequence GGAAAAATTGACGATATTCCCCAGATCGACGAGTTGTACCACGAAAAGAATGTTCATGTAGTCAATGGAGACAACAAGGCATCGCGATTCCACGTTGATTTGTATCAATTGGACAAAAATGAAGCTGGAGTACGTCATTCTGCTCTTTTAGACGGGAACCACTACTTTCAgtttgaaaacttgaagactGGCGAATACGAATTGATTGTAGACTCCTatgatttcatcttgtccaactcAAGATTCAGAGTACAAGTAGACGAAGAGGCTGATATAGTGCAAGTATTTGAAGACTATTTAGCCAGCCGCAGTTTCAACCGGAGTTCGATCTTTAACGTTACCGAATCGACTCCTTTGGTGCTTTCAGTCAAGGAGCCGAAGCAGTTTTATGAAAGTGCCCTGGGCTCCATCATGGATATGGTGTATAATAGTCCACTTGGCTTTATCTTCAAAAACAGATTGTACACCATTATATTTTTCATCTGTCTATCAATCATGGCTGCACCTACTATACTCCAATATATCAACCCAGAGTTGGCA